One Herbaspirillum rubrisubalbicans genomic window carries:
- a CDS encoding branched-chain amino acid ABC transporter substrate-binding protein, with amino-acid sequence MKLKCAILPLTAAIGMAFAGAAYAQEVIKIAHVGPLSGPNAHMGKDNENGARMAVDELNAKGFTIGGKKVKFELLGEDDASDPKQATAVATKLVDQKVAAVIGHLNSGTTIPASKIYSDAGIPQVSPSATNPKYTQQGFKTTFRVVANDAQLGAALGKYAVQKLGTKQIAVIDDRTAYGQGVAQEFAKGAKAAGGTIVGTQFTNDKATDFNAILTSLKGKKPDVIFFGGMDAVGGPMLRQMKQLGISAKFMGGDGICTGSLPGLAGDGLGDDQVVCAEAGGVDEAGKKGMDDFRAAYKKKFGIDVVYNAAYAYDATMTVADAMAKAGSADPKKYLPELAKISHKGVTGVIAFDAHGDVKDGSLTLYTYKGGQRTLLAVTK; translated from the coding sequence ATGAAACTCAAGTGCGCCATCCTTCCCTTAACTGCTGCAATCGGTATGGCATTCGCAGGCGCGGCGTATGCCCAGGAAGTCATCAAGATCGCTCACGTCGGCCCGCTCTCCGGCCCCAACGCCCACATGGGCAAGGACAATGAGAACGGTGCCCGCATGGCGGTGGACGAATTGAACGCCAAGGGCTTCACCATTGGCGGCAAGAAGGTCAAGTTCGAACTGCTGGGTGAAGACGACGCGTCCGATCCCAAGCAAGCCACGGCGGTAGCCACCAAGCTGGTCGACCAGAAGGTCGCCGCAGTGATCGGCCACCTCAATTCCGGCACCACCATCCCGGCCTCCAAGATCTACAGCGACGCCGGCATTCCGCAAGTCTCCCCCTCGGCCACCAATCCGAAGTATACCCAACAAGGTTTCAAGACCACCTTCCGCGTGGTCGCCAACGATGCGCAACTGGGTGCCGCACTGGGCAAGTATGCCGTGCAGAAGCTGGGTACCAAGCAGATCGCCGTCATCGATGACCGTACCGCCTACGGCCAGGGCGTAGCGCAGGAATTCGCCAAGGGCGCCAAGGCTGCTGGCGGCACCATCGTCGGCACCCAGTTCACCAATGACAAGGCCACCGACTTCAACGCCATCCTGACTTCGCTCAAGGGCAAGAAGCCGGACGTGATCTTCTTCGGCGGCATGGACGCCGTGGGTGGCCCGATGCTGCGCCAGATGAAGCAGTTGGGTATCAGCGCCAAGTTCATGGGTGGCGACGGTATCTGTACCGGTTCCCTGCCCGGCCTGGCCGGTGATGGCCTGGGCGACGACCAGGTGGTATGCGCCGAAGCAGGTGGCGTGGATGAAGCCGGCAAGAAGGGCATGGATGACTTCCGCGCAGCCTACAAGAAGAAGTTCGGCATCGACGTGGTCTACAACGCCGCCTACGCCTACGACGCCACCATGACGGTGGCTGACGCCATGGCCAAGGCCGGCTCTGCCGATCCCAAGAAGTACCTGCCCGAACTGGCCAAGATCAGCCACAAGGGCGTGACCGGCGTGATCGCCTTTGACGCCCATGGCGACGTCAAGGATGGCTCGCTGACCCTGTACACCTACAAGGGCGGTCAACGCACCCTGCTGGCGGTGACCAAGTAA
- a CDS encoding cation:proton antiporter, translating into MHEVELFIQDMAIIMLIAGIVTVVFNKLKQPVVLGYIVAGVIIGPHTPPYDLIQDEKTVHILSELGVIFLLFSLGLEFSLKKLAKVGATAFIGAAAEILLMIWIGYEIGLYFGWKRMDAIFLGAMLAVSSTTIIVKALNELGMKNEKFAQIIFGILIVEDILAIGMIALLSGVATSGSVDSTEVFTTVGKLVLFMTVSLVVGILAVPRLLAFIARFKSDEMLLVAVLGVLFGFCLLVMKLQYSVALGAFLVGAVMAEARQLHRIERLVEPIRDMFSAIFFVAIGLLFDPSVLVKYWMPITVITLAVVFGKLISCGLGTFLAGQGGRTPMRVGMGLAQIGEFSFIIAALGQSLKVTSDFLYPIVVAVSAVTALLTPYLIKAADPLSAKAVTLVPARVSGLLGMYSRWLESLQPTGDRAELTRIIRRILMQVMVNLALVIAVFLAGAFFVDGLSRQLSAWTPDPDVQKAIIWGCALVLSLPFLIATYRKLQALSMLLAEVSVKPEFAGAYTSGVRKIVSEVLPIMSIVGIMLLIFVLSASILPPLNLLAFVLAAAAGLLWLLWSKLVKLHSRLQIALFETLDEQPDDVH; encoded by the coding sequence ATGCACGAAGTCGAGTTATTCATCCAGGACATGGCAATCATCATGCTCATTGCCGGCATCGTCACGGTCGTCTTCAACAAGTTGAAACAACCGGTGGTGCTGGGCTATATCGTGGCCGGCGTCATTATCGGCCCGCATACTCCGCCCTACGACCTGATCCAGGATGAGAAGACCGTGCATATCCTCTCGGAGCTGGGCGTGATCTTTCTGCTGTTCTCGCTGGGGCTGGAATTCAGTCTCAAGAAGCTGGCCAAGGTCGGTGCCACCGCCTTCATCGGCGCTGCTGCCGAAATCCTGCTGATGATCTGGATCGGTTACGAGATCGGTCTCTACTTCGGCTGGAAGCGGATGGACGCCATCTTCCTGGGCGCCATGCTGGCCGTGTCCTCCACCACCATCATCGTCAAGGCCTTGAACGAGCTGGGCATGAAGAACGAGAAGTTCGCCCAGATCATCTTCGGCATCCTGATTGTCGAGGATATCCTGGCCATCGGCATGATCGCGCTGCTCTCGGGGGTAGCCACCAGCGGTTCGGTGGACTCCACCGAAGTCTTCACTACGGTAGGCAAGCTGGTGCTGTTCATGACGGTCTCGCTGGTGGTGGGCATCCTGGCGGTGCCGCGCCTGCTGGCGTTCATCGCCCGCTTCAAGAGCGACGAAATGTTGCTGGTGGCGGTGCTGGGCGTGCTGTTCGGCTTCTGCCTGCTGGTGATGAAGCTGCAATACAGCGTGGCGCTGGGGGCCTTCCTGGTGGGCGCGGTGATGGCCGAGGCGCGCCAGTTGCATCGCATCGAACGCCTGGTCGAGCCGATCCGCGACATGTTCTCGGCCATCTTCTTCGTGGCCATCGGCCTGCTGTTCGATCCCAGCGTGCTGGTCAAGTACTGGATGCCGATCACCGTCATCACCCTGGCCGTGGTCTTCGGCAAGCTCATCAGTTGCGGCCTGGGCACCTTCTTGGCCGGGCAGGGCGGGCGCACGCCCATGCGCGTAGGCATGGGGCTGGCGCAGATCGGCGAGTTCTCTTTTATCATCGCCGCGCTGGGTCAGAGCCTCAAGGTCACCAGCGACTTCCTCTATCCCATCGTGGTGGCGGTTTCGGCGGTCACCGCCTTGCTCACGCCTTATCTCATCAAGGCCGCCGATCCGCTCTCGGCCAAGGCGGTCACGCTGGTGCCGGCGCGTGTGTCGGGTTTGCTGGGCATGTATTCGCGCTGGCTGGAAAGCCTGCAACCTACCGGCGACCGGGCTGAGTTGACACGCATCATCCGCCGTATCCTGATGCAGGTGATGGTCAACCTGGCGCTGGTGATCGCGGTGTTCCTGGCCGGCGCCTTCTTCGTCGATGGCCTGTCGCGCCAGCTCTCGGCCTGGACGCCCGATCCAGACGTGCAGAAGGCCATCATCTGGGGCTGTGCGCTGGTGCTGTCGTTGCCCTTCCTGATCGCCACCTATCGCAAGCTGCAGGCGCTGTCGATGCTGTTGGCCGAGGTCAGCGTCAAGCCCGAGTTCGCGGGAGCGTATACTTCGGGGGTGCGCAAGATCGTCTCGGAGGTCTTGCCCATCATGTCCATCGTCGGCATCATGCTGCTGATCTTCGTGTTGAGCGCCAGTATCCTGCCGCCCCTGAACCTGCTGGCCTTCGTGCTGGCGGCCGCTGCCGGGCTGTTGTGGTTGCTGTGGAGCAAGCTGGTCAAGCTGCATTCCCGCTTGCAGATCGCGCTTTTCGAGACGCTGGATGAGCAACCGGATGATGTGCACTGA
- a CDS encoding tyrosine-type recombinase/integrase codes for METDKTWDDAVDRWLTDKASKRSLRSDRSNIRWLNGFLSGVPLRQIDRSFVDSLRMKKIASGASNATVNRMLALLRAVLRMAVSDWEWMPSAPRVRLLCEPVRRVRFLSLKQAERLLSELPPHLAAMAAFSLATGLRRSNVTGLRWDQIDIKRQIACFDGEDMKNGASQVVPLNDDAMRILLARMGAHPVFVFTYKGRRIIQASTAAWYKALDRAGIYDFRWHDLRHTWASWHVQSGTPLLALQELGGWESAEMVRRYAHFAPSNLAEYAASLPSVVRPAAKNIVS; via the coding sequence GTGGAGACCGATAAAACTTGGGACGATGCGGTTGATAGGTGGCTAACAGATAAAGCGAGTAAGCGTTCTTTGAGGTCTGATCGGTCAAATATTCGGTGGCTAAATGGATTTCTCAGCGGCGTGCCATTACGCCAGATAGATCGTTCTTTTGTGGATTCGCTTCGCATGAAGAAAATTGCTAGTGGAGCTTCCAATGCAACCGTCAATCGGATGCTCGCACTTTTGCGGGCCGTGTTGCGGATGGCGGTGAGTGACTGGGAATGGATGCCATCTGCTCCGCGCGTTAGATTGCTTTGCGAACCTGTTCGTCGTGTGCGTTTTCTCTCGCTCAAGCAGGCTGAGCGCTTGTTGAGCGAGCTACCGCCCCATTTGGCAGCGATGGCGGCCTTTTCTTTAGCAACTGGCTTACGTCGTTCTAATGTCACTGGTTTGCGATGGGATCAGATTGACATCAAGCGCCAAATAGCTTGTTTTGATGGTGAGGATATGAAAAACGGGGCTTCACAGGTTGTACCGTTAAATGATGATGCGATGAGAATACTCCTAGCACGAATGGGAGCGCATCCAGTTTTTGTATTTACTTACAAAGGTAGAAGAATTATTCAAGCTAGTACTGCTGCCTGGTATAAGGCGCTCGACCGTGCCGGGATATACGATTTTCGGTGGCACGATCTCAGACATACTTGGGCGAGTTGGCATGTCCAAAGTGGAACTCCTCTGTTGGCATTGCAAGAGCTCGGTGGCTGGGAATCGGCGGAAATGGTGCGACGGTATGCACACTTTGCTCCTTCGAACTTGGCCGAATATGCAGCCAGTCTGCCATCCGTAGTACGGCCAGCTGCAAAAAATATCGTTTCTTAG
- a CDS encoding rolling circle replication-associated protein, which yields MLTASIDKVAANANLKASLGSYFAGTDVQRWKTLTVTEFPNGIEVFLDENRETFSDGQIFEYSTECEEPTKRGEGDHEKARMVAARRAKTKVRRLAKMLQADCLLTLTYRECVTDYARVEADFKAFRQRLRTVGDFHYVATLEVQKRGALHVHIACQQFPAWLQNEHGVRVRSWNLIRSMWRRVVGNDNGNVDFTRPRGRNSAHRIASYISKYVSKNLEEARFNKKSYWTSRGIPKPSQYKIYFSANTDTFDIVVLVAQEFSMCGFDDFTQYHDRLNSFYWFSASQR from the coding sequence GTGCTTACTGCGAGTATAGATAAGGTTGCGGCTAACGCCAATCTGAAGGCATCACTAGGTTCATATTTTGCTGGGACAGATGTACAGCGTTGGAAAACGCTGACAGTGACAGAATTCCCGAACGGTATCGAGGTGTTTCTCGATGAGAACCGCGAGACCTTTAGCGACGGACAAATTTTTGAATATTCAACGGAATGCGAGGAGCCGACGAAGCGCGGTGAAGGCGACCATGAGAAAGCTCGGATGGTGGCCGCACGGCGGGCGAAGACAAAGGTACGCAGACTTGCCAAGATGCTGCAGGCAGATTGTTTGCTGACGTTGACCTATCGAGAATGCGTGACTGATTACGCGCGCGTGGAGGCGGATTTCAAAGCCTTCCGGCAACGTCTCCGGACTGTTGGCGACTTTCATTACGTTGCTACATTGGAAGTGCAAAAACGTGGGGCCTTACATGTTCATATCGCTTGCCAGCAATTTCCTGCTTGGCTCCAGAATGAACATGGTGTGCGCGTGCGTAGCTGGAATTTGATTCGCTCAATGTGGCGGCGTGTGGTTGGAAATGACAATGGTAATGTTGATTTCACTAGGCCGCGTGGCCGTAATTCTGCGCATCGGATCGCCAGCTATATCAGCAAGTACGTCTCGAAAAATCTGGAAGAGGCTCGATTCAACAAGAAGAGCTATTGGACGTCACGCGGGATTCCAAAACCAAGTCAATACAAAATTTACTTCAGCGCCAACACTGACACTTTCGATATTGTTGTGCTCGTGGCACAGGAGTTTTCTATGTGCGGTTTCGATGACTTCACGCAATATCATGACCGACTCAACTCATTTTATTGGTTCTCTGCTAGCCAAAGATAA
- a CDS encoding Lrp/AsnC family transcriptional regulator, with amino-acid sequence MPAKLHTLDKVDRKLLNMLQKDNQISTRVLAEKLHISQPTCLRRIRELREAGIISAEVAMVDPFALGYGMLAFLEISLNNQSDQHMQDFEQRMAKEAEVMQCYFVSGEYDYFLAVHVIDMDAYYQFVRRVISGSGNVRHFQSRFPMKRAKFTTRIAFDEKAVEVQVRVPG; translated from the coding sequence ATGCCAGCCAAACTTCACACGCTCGACAAGGTGGATCGCAAACTGCTCAACATGCTGCAAAAGGACAACCAGATTTCCACGCGGGTGCTGGCGGAGAAACTGCACATCTCGCAACCGACCTGCCTGCGCCGCATCCGCGAGCTGCGCGAGGCCGGCATCATCAGCGCCGAGGTGGCGATGGTGGACCCGTTCGCACTGGGTTACGGAATGCTAGCCTTCCTGGAGATATCGCTCAACAACCAGTCCGACCAGCACATGCAGGACTTCGAGCAGCGCATGGCCAAGGAGGCCGAGGTGATGCAGTGCTATTTCGTCTCGGGTGAGTACGATTATTTCCTGGCGGTGCATGTCATCGACATGGATGCCTACTACCAGTTCGTCAGACGTGTGATCTCCGGTTCCGGTAATGTGCGTCATTTCCAGTCACGGTTCCCTATGAAGCGGGCCAAGTTCACCACCCGCATCGCCTTCGACGAAAAGGCGGTCGAGGTGCAAGTGCGGGTGCCGGGCTGA
- a CDS encoding type II secretion system protein GspD encodes MKRVLTALLMAYSALAVAAPNGPLLPIMPLSMPLPAGAPPQSDSAMEFSRVRVAEAVEAMYTQILKTPYLIQPEVVADERLVSFRFGTGVSASSEVSRFMGLLGLSVRTVNGVDIVGIVKEVEPDKEPFVYRPKYRDVTYLVELLRGLFPKGEFTSTRSVHGAPQAITADAATGQSKAPAPAGSAASLLDTDPDALVFNGTETDIRKLSSLLAQLDTRQGEVMVRGQVFEVASNGAEGSAFSLALHLLGGTVSAGLSTPSTLDGFVRIKNASIDAVFAALSSDSRFKTISAPSLRVRSGAAGRFAVGQDVPVLGAISYPGNGSAPVQSVEYRSSGVIFDLKPIVRESVVDLTVGQQLSNFIVTQTGVNNSPTLTKREVSTSLSVADGDVVIIGGLAENRESSGRIGFSFLPDWMRSNTGQTGKTEILLVLQVTKL; translated from the coding sequence ATGAAGCGCGTACTTACTGCGTTACTGATGGCGTATAGCGCGCTCGCGGTCGCTGCCCCAAATGGGCCTCTGCTGCCGATCATGCCTTTGTCTATGCCGCTTCCCGCTGGCGCGCCTCCACAGTCCGATAGCGCAATGGAGTTCTCTCGGGTACGCGTGGCGGAAGCGGTCGAAGCGATGTATACGCAGATCCTCAAAACGCCCTACCTGATACAGCCCGAGGTGGTGGCCGATGAGCGGCTCGTCTCTTTCCGATTCGGCACGGGCGTTTCTGCTAGCTCTGAAGTCTCGCGGTTCATGGGCCTGCTCGGTTTATCAGTGCGCACAGTGAATGGCGTTGATATCGTCGGGATTGTGAAAGAAGTGGAGCCAGATAAAGAGCCGTTCGTCTATCGACCGAAGTATCGGGATGTGACGTATCTGGTAGAGCTGTTGCGGGGACTTTTCCCGAAAGGCGAATTCACTTCCACGCGCTCTGTTCACGGTGCGCCGCAAGCAATCACGGCAGATGCAGCCACCGGGCAATCGAAAGCGCCTGCTCCTGCAGGGTCTGCCGCCTCTCTGCTCGATACAGATCCGGACGCGCTGGTATTCAACGGGACGGAAACCGATATCAGGAAGCTGTCCTCGCTGCTTGCACAGCTGGATACGCGGCAAGGCGAGGTAATGGTACGCGGCCAGGTGTTTGAGGTTGCGTCCAATGGGGCAGAGGGATCAGCGTTTTCTCTCGCGCTGCATCTGCTCGGCGGCACTGTCTCTGCCGGTCTCTCTACGCCATCCACGCTTGACGGGTTCGTGCGGATCAAGAATGCGTCCATTGACGCCGTATTTGCAGCGCTTTCCAGTGATAGCCGCTTCAAGACGATTTCCGCGCCATCACTGCGTGTGCGGTCTGGTGCCGCTGGTCGCTTTGCTGTTGGTCAGGATGTGCCTGTGCTGGGTGCAATCAGCTATCCGGGCAATGGCAGCGCTCCGGTGCAGTCGGTGGAGTATCGGAGTTCGGGCGTTATCTTCGATCTGAAACCGATTGTGCGGGAGTCAGTAGTGGATTTAACAGTCGGTCAGCAGCTATCAAATTTCATCGTCACGCAAACCGGCGTCAACAATTCCCCCACGCTGACCAAGCGCGAAGTCAGTACGTCCTTATCGGTCGCTGACGGTGATGTCGTCATCATCGGTGGTCTTGCGGAGAACCGGGAAAGCTCCGGCCGCATTGGCTTCTCTTTCCTGCCTGATTGGATGAGATCCAACACGGGACAGACCGGAAAGACGGAAATACTTCTTGTCTTACAGGTTACAAAACTGTAG